Proteins co-encoded in one Saprospira grandis genomic window:
- the murB gene encoding UDP-N-acetylmuramate dehydrogenase, which yields MIQYQHSLEELNSFRISAKAEAYLALERLDQLALLSDWRNRPNYILGGGSNILLAGDLPGLVIHNQLKGTRLVGQDQEFVYLEVAAGENWQELVLYSLANNWAGLENLALIPGSVGAAPVQNIGAYGVEFSEVCHLIQAWDMQQQRFCKFGSTDCQFAYRDSIFKSLYPGRFIICSLVLKLRRHPSYRLDYGNIREEIGDQPLSIQAVAEAVMRIRRSKLPDPKELPNAGSFFKNPLVAAEKLEQLLAQYPKMPHYPQADGQLKLAAGWLIDQAGWKGKRMGAVGVHERQALVLVKYAEARGQEIVQLAKAVQQDIAQKFGINLVPEVNYWP from the coding sequence ATGATTCAGTATCAACATTCCTTAGAGGAGCTCAACAGCTTTAGGATTTCGGCCAAGGCCGAGGCCTATTTGGCCCTTGAGCGTTTGGACCAATTGGCCTTATTGTCTGATTGGCGGAATCGGCCCAACTACATTTTGGGTGGGGGTTCTAATATTTTGCTAGCTGGAGATTTGCCAGGTCTAGTTATTCACAACCAGCTCAAGGGGACGCGTTTAGTGGGGCAAGACCAAGAGTTTGTTTACCTAGAGGTAGCTGCTGGAGAGAACTGGCAAGAATTGGTCTTATATTCTTTGGCCAACAATTGGGCGGGCCTAGAAAACCTAGCCTTGATTCCGGGTTCTGTAGGGGCGGCTCCTGTGCAAAACATTGGGGCTTATGGGGTAGAATTTTCGGAAGTTTGTCATTTGATACAGGCCTGGGATATGCAGCAGCAGCGCTTTTGCAAATTTGGGTCTACAGACTGTCAATTTGCCTACAGAGACAGCATCTTCAAATCGCTTTATCCGGGGCGGTTTATCATCTGTTCTTTAGTCTTGAAGCTGCGCAGGCATCCCTCCTATCGTTTGGACTATGGCAACATTCGGGAAGAGATAGGCGATCAGCCTTTGAGTATTCAGGCTGTGGCGGAGGCTGTAATGCGGATTCGGAGATCTAAATTGCCAGATCCTAAAGAGCTGCCCAATGCGGGTTCTTTTTTCAAAAATCCTTTGGTGGCTGCAGAAAAGCTAGAGCAATTGCTGGCCCAATATCCGAAGATGCCCCATTATCCGCAGGCGGATGGACAGCTAAAGCTGGCAGCGGGCTGGTTGATTGATCAGGCGGGTTGGAAAGGCAAGCGAATGGGAGCCGTAGGCGTACATGAGCGGCAAGCCTTGGTTTTGGTCAAATATGCCGAGGCTAGGGGCCAAGAAATTGTTCAGTTGGCAAAGGCGGTACAGCAAGACATTGCTCAAAAATTTGGGATTAACTTGGTTCCGGAGGTGAATTACTGGCCCTAA
- a CDS encoding STAS domain-containing protein translates to MSKTQIQISYSRYAPMYMFTEERLELIRQAGREIAEAKEEIFELFYDSLRLHPTFSEDYNEIVIERFAQDQDGLWQHILEAKMDDEFVRYRSQLVRDLLQLGLAFEACFTAIFALHEFIELKFMEYNLASLDLLQVFKRICSLGALIAIDTFNQEINQQLADQNEMLMQLSTPVTPIWEDILLLPIVGIVDSIRAQTIMSAVLQEIAERQAKVFILDISGVAIVDTAVANYFIRVSKAAWLMGCKTILSGISPAIAQTLVELGVNTGRLSTRSNMQDALERAFSWTGRAVEEKRKQKG, encoded by the coding sequence ATGAGTAAAACCCAAATTCAAATATCCTATAGTCGTTATGCTCCTATGTATATGTTTACGGAAGAGCGCTTGGAGTTAATTCGTCAAGCAGGGCGGGAAATTGCAGAAGCAAAGGAAGAAATATTTGAGCTTTTTTATGACTCTTTGCGCCTGCACCCTACCTTTTCTGAGGACTATAACGAAATTGTTATTGAGCGCTTTGCTCAAGACCAAGATGGGCTATGGCAGCACATTCTAGAGGCCAAAATGGATGACGAATTTGTGCGTTATCGCAGTCAGTTGGTCCGTGATTTACTACAGCTAGGTTTGGCTTTTGAGGCTTGCTTTACGGCCATTTTTGCTTTGCATGAGTTTATCGAATTGAAGTTCATGGAGTACAATTTGGCTAGCCTAGATTTGCTCCAAGTCTTTAAGCGAATTTGTAGCCTAGGGGCATTAATTGCCATTGATACCTTCAACCAAGAAATCAATCAGCAGCTAGCAGACCAAAATGAGATGTTGATGCAGCTCTCTACTCCCGTAACGCCAATCTGGGAAGATATTTTGCTCTTGCCCATTGTGGGGATCGTGGATTCTATTCGGGCCCAAACTATCATGTCGGCTGTGCTTCAAGAAATTGCCGAGCGGCAGGCCAAGGTCTTTATTCTGGATATTTCTGGAGTCGCCATTGTAGATACGGCTGTTGCCAATTACTTTATTCGGGTGAGCAAGGCGGCTTGGCTGATGGGCTGTAAAACTATTTTGTCGGGTATTTCGCCCGCCATTGCCCAAACATTGGTAGAGTTAGGCGTAAATACTGGCCGCCTGAGCACTAGAAGCAATATGCAGGATGCTCTAGAACGGGCCTTTAGTTGGACGGGCCGGGCCGTTGAGGAAAAAAGAAAGCAAAAAGGTTAG
- a CDS encoding STAS domain-containing protein, with product MQERVVWTKDADYYKEQYLISAEELAVLRAAGEQISAERRLVYDALYDWMRKSERYAAFFNEELITAISSDEEVFWDDVVLGRLTDTYVNTQRHYGEHFSMAGLSLESFIGILTCFHEHIRFAFMRNGLATFELMTAFKKFAQVAVDIVTEVYNHKMACTLQEQNDSLRELSTPVAQIWDGVLLLPLVGFIDSKRAQDIMQRMLAEVGETQSKFFILDISGVAIVDTAVANHLIKMSKAAKLMGCNCIISGISGPIAQTIVELGIDIDEIRTTSSMRDALRLAIREQKE from the coding sequence ATGCAAGAAAGAGTTGTTTGGACCAAGGATGCAGACTACTACAAAGAGCAATATTTAATTTCGGCAGAAGAACTGGCGGTATTGCGGGCGGCTGGCGAGCAAATTTCGGCAGAGCGGCGGCTGGTATACGATGCCCTTTATGACTGGATGCGGAAATCAGAGCGCTATGCGGCATTTTTTAATGAGGAGTTGATTACGGCCATTTCTTCGGATGAAGAGGTCTTTTGGGATGATGTGGTCTTGGGGCGTTTGACCGATACCTATGTGAACACACAGCGGCATTATGGGGAACATTTTTCGATGGCAGGCTTGAGTTTAGAGTCTTTCATTGGCATATTGACCTGTTTTCATGAGCATATTCGTTTTGCTTTTATGCGCAATGGTTTGGCGACTTTTGAGCTAATGACGGCCTTTAAGAAATTTGCTCAGGTGGCGGTAGACATTGTGACGGAGGTCTATAATCACAAAATGGCCTGCACCTTACAGGAGCAGAATGACAGCTTGCGGGAATTGTCGACTCCAGTCGCTCAGATTTGGGATGGCGTTCTTCTATTGCCTTTGGTGGGGTTTATAGATTCTAAGCGGGCCCAAGACATTATGCAAAGGATGTTGGCCGAAGTAGGAGAAACTCAGTCGAAATTTTTTATCTTGGATATCAGTGGGGTAGCGATAGTAGACACTGCTGTAGCCAATCACTTAATCAAGATGAGCAAGGCGGCCAAACTGATGGGATGTAACTGTATTATTTCTGGAATATCGGGGCCTATTGCGCAGACCATTGTAGAGCTGGGAATAGACATTGATGAAATACGGACGACAAGCAGTATGCGAGATGCCTTGCGCCTAGCAATTCGAGAGCAGAAAGAATAA
- a CDS encoding STAS domain-containing protein, giving the protein MKVRDINYYKHYYFITDEALAHLAETEKQMECEMRQCFDEVYELLENHPEYSSFYIEQLIPVVQSAEKELWLDITAARYDERFIGSCYSFGQFFAASGLPLKAHLASLMAIYECMYAAFKRQGLNDGDRMMTMNKIARTTLDIISEVDSNNIQQKLAEQNDTLRELSTPVAEIWNGILLLPLVGFIDSKRAKDMMESMLSNVSEKQAKVFILDISGVAIIDTAVANHLIKMTKASRLMGCNCIISGISGSIAQTIVELGIQIDEIQTTGSMRDALALAMKQTQS; this is encoded by the coding sequence ATGAAAGTCAGAGACATTAACTATTATAAACACTACTACTTTATTACAGATGAAGCTTTGGCTCATTTAGCAGAAACAGAAAAACAAATGGAGTGCGAAATGCGCCAGTGTTTTGATGAGGTTTACGAACTGCTAGAAAATCATCCCGAATATAGCTCGTTCTATATAGAACAACTTATCCCCGTAGTTCAGTCAGCAGAAAAAGAACTTTGGCTAGATATTACAGCCGCTCGATATGATGAGCGATTTATTGGGTCTTGCTACTCTTTTGGGCAGTTTTTTGCCGCCTCAGGTTTGCCCCTTAAAGCCCATTTAGCCTCCTTAATGGCTATCTATGAGTGTATGTATGCCGCCTTCAAACGACAAGGACTCAATGATGGTGACCGTATGATGACGATGAATAAAATAGCTAGAACAACCCTAGATATTATCTCAGAAGTCGATAGCAATAATATCCAACAGAAGCTGGCAGAACAAAATGATACCCTCCGAGAACTCTCTACTCCCGTAGCCGAAATCTGGAACGGAATCCTCCTGCTCCCTCTTGTCGGCTTTATCGACTCTAAACGAGCTAAGGATATGATGGAGTCTATGCTCTCTAATGTATCCGAAAAACAAGCTAAGGTCTTTATTCTCGATATCTCCGGTGTCGCTATTATCGATACCGCAGTAGCTAACCACCTCATCAAAATGACTAAGGCCAGCCGCCTAATGGGCTGCAATTGTATTATTTCAGGAATCTCAGGCTCTATCGCCCAAACTATTGTCGAACTAGGTATCCAAATTGACGAAATCCAAACTACTGGCAGTATGCGCGACGCCCTGGCTTTGGCCATGAAACAAACCCAATCCTAA
- a CDS encoding 4a-hydroxytetrahydrobiopterin dehydratase gives MDYQHFREEQQQLVAEFVFEDFIAAFGFMTQVAFWAEKWDHHPNWYNVYNRLEIRLCSHDAGNTITERDHRLAAKIEALYARFRACD, from the coding sequence ATGGACTACCAACACTTTAGAGAAGAGCAGCAGCAGCTAGTGGCTGAATTTGTATTTGAGGACTTTATAGCGGCCTTTGGTTTTATGACGCAGGTAGCTTTTTGGGCTGAAAAATGGGATCATCATCCGAACTGGTACAATGTCTACAACCGTTTGGAGATTCGTTTATGCAGCCATGATGCGGGCAATACGATTACGGAGCGGGACCATCGTTTGGCGGCTAAAATAGAGGCCCTTTATGCCAGATTTAGAGCTTGCGATTAA
- a CDS encoding STAS domain-containing protein, whose product MELKQWEKSVDFYKQQYFISDEDLNCIRQAGEQIMDQMRWAYDQLYNWMRQHKRYEKYYTEELINLLAEEEELFWTDIVLGRLSDDYIYTEAVYGLEFAKMNIPLEGYVGALVAFHEFIRQAYVRKGIQSFELMSAFKKFTQVSIDVVTEVYQDIISHQLEEQNEALRERSTPVAQIAENVLLLPLVGFIDSKRAKDMMESMLSNIAEQQAKVFILDISGVAIVDTAVANHLIKMTKASRLMGCHCIISGVSGPIAQTIVELGIQIDEIDTRGSMRDALAAALNRKL is encoded by the coding sequence ATGGAGCTAAAGCAATGGGAGAAATCAGTAGACTTTTATAAGCAACAGTACTTTATCTCAGATGAAGACTTAAATTGCATCCGCCAAGCCGGAGAACAGATTATGGACCAGATGCGCTGGGCCTATGATCAACTCTACAATTGGATGCGCCAACATAAACGCTACGAAAAGTATTATACCGAAGAGCTCATTAACTTACTCGCCGAAGAAGAGGAACTCTTCTGGACCGATATCGTCCTTGGCCGCCTCTCCGATGATTATATTTACACAGAAGCAGTCTATGGCCTAGAGTTCGCCAAAATGAATATTCCTCTCGAGGGCTATGTGGGCGCTCTAGTAGCTTTCCACGAGTTTATCCGACAAGCCTATGTCCGAAAAGGCATCCAGAGCTTTGAACTGATGTCGGCCTTCAAAAAGTTTACGCAGGTGTCTATTGATGTGGTGACCGAGGTCTACCAAGATATTATTAGCCACCAACTCGAAGAACAAAATGAAGCCCTCCGAGAACGCTCTACTCCCGTAGCCCAAATTGCCGAAAATGTGCTGCTGCTTCCCCTAGTCGGCTTTATCGATTCTAAACGGGCCAAGGATATGATGGAGTCTATGCTCTCCAATATTGCCGAACAACAAGCCAAGGTCTTTATTCTCGATATCTCTGGGGTGGCTATTGTCGATACCGCCGTGGCCAACCACCTGATCAAAATGACCAAGGCTAGCCGCCTGATGGGCTGCCATTGTATTATCTCTGGCGTTTCTGGCCCTATCGCCCAAACAATTGTCGAACTGGGCATCCAAATTGACGAAATTGATACCCGCGGCAGTATGCGCGATGCCCTAGCCGCCGCCCTTAATCGCAAGCTCTAA
- a CDS encoding STAS domain-containing protein — protein MAIVKINKQRYWSIFMLEEEDLLLVRRAGEAIMSRQEAVFEEFYAWLEFQPEYSADYTEEIIDRFDQQSGIFWKHILSAQVDEESVHYRERLVRDLLKLGLPFEAYLSAVFAFHELIEKAFVLEGVASFELMQAFKKVSSVGVFIAIDTFNNEMNKQLQEQNDMLMQLSTPVTPIWEQILLLPVVGIVDSFRAQNIMTAVLQEIADYQAKVFILDISGVGVVDTAVANYFIKVSKAANLMGCECIISGVTPAVAQTLVELGIDIENIQTNVNIKEALKTAIGQI, from the coding sequence ATGGCCATAGTAAAAATCAACAAACAGCGGTATTGGAGCATCTTTATGCTAGAGGAAGAGGATCTATTGCTTGTTCGGCGGGCGGGAGAGGCGATTATGTCTCGGCAAGAAGCTGTTTTTGAGGAATTTTATGCTTGGTTGGAGTTTCAGCCAGAGTATAGTGCAGACTATACCGAAGAGATTATTGATCGTTTTGATCAGCAGTCTGGGATCTTCTGGAAGCATATTTTATCGGCTCAGGTCGATGAGGAGTCGGTCCATTATCGGGAGCGTCTGGTGCGGGACCTGCTCAAATTGGGCTTGCCTTTTGAGGCCTATTTGTCGGCTGTTTTTGCCTTTCATGAGCTGATTGAAAAAGCCTTTGTGCTAGAGGGCGTGGCTAGTTTTGAGCTAATGCAAGCTTTTAAGAAAGTGAGTAGTGTGGGGGTTTTTATAGCCATAGACACCTTTAATAATGAGATGAACAAACAGCTGCAAGAGCAAAATGATATGCTCATGCAGCTCTCTACCCCAGTAACCCCAATTTGGGAGCAAATCTTACTTTTGCCCGTGGTGGGAATTGTCGACTCTTTTCGGGCGCAGAACATTATGACCGCCGTTTTGCAGGAGATTGCAGACTATCAGGCCAAGGTTTTTATTTTAGACATTTCTGGAGTAGGCGTAGTGGATACGGCCGTTGCCAACTACTTTATCAAAGTGAGCAAAGCGGCTAATTTGATGGGTTGCGAATGTATTATTTCGGGAGTAACGCCAGCCGTGGCCCAAACCCTAGTTGAGTTGGGGATAGATATAGAAAACATACAGACCAATGTAAACATTAAGGAGGCCCTTAAGACGGCAATTGGACAGATATAA
- a CDS encoding contractile injection system tape measure protein, with amino-acid sequence MKNREQQHIIETQNLNIEVQGYLDDYQLRLVQTTLIHLFKNELGNYLDRLFSEMVPPDVHLVIDRLDIDLPPIDLRGAEAVKDFRPAVERYFKKVARETVQKTIIKSSGGRFEQEGTRVRVSKWTLFKDFLEKGHYPSWAGPKNLPISSVIEELMRKSPSKMAELLLDIGRRNPQLANRLIFQFSPRQLEQMLQLIYQQSGPNMLRQLQLILKRLGQRYRALRGQRSVQKAAYTVAFEYIFEKVRSGRKFVYKEQELVQKIVERIQKNYQHVSAQELGELDSGVRQEHSQNYGDLDLLEYFLQYGSIPYWAKTDSLASMRQLFDRLIHKRLSALQRLIIRQKDAPNFWQRLFLQFEEEQLLQLLEPLSEDRMRMVRSLLEQFHHWGQKEGISRHRLAPALMGQLFEQLLLNRSSFSEKTLIEGFLKEASQLSTKTKNKEDLAQTLFKVLEQENNERFDLSRQELLKQLGQMLPKTQAAAHSELLKEEQLKRRSLAVELALQALEEELAQEDLDQEQMTRLQKKKGRLQRQERQLQRELQVISGLAPSSIRALLDRKKWLKKRLIQLEKELKAEDKRIKAEDKAAEKERKAKQDEARQLRRIIRNMRRETKAIARELGKSYKKVDKEDRSALRELKLEYAAAVSDLYNERSELQLQLGQLEELFALGELSRAEKNQLQSQIRLLNRQLKQLDRELQQLDQMLARVNADLRKLEQDETAEEPSASSQIDFLVFFLQYGSIPWWAEEYRDYSIEAIFKQFAEKEADKLRKAVARLGKNPIVWQRMVNQLSEEVLELVLIALFPRFAGFAISTAIMLEKIKAAQVFDKIKSISLKDFKWNKILEYLFLHPSQSNPQQFLKDLALELGRSYEISPRELLMYMTNLSHNNPETRLAYFADVIGDLGEDPSILAAEEALVQELLLRQRQADGLILSLEKKKEALEQYLLKGLFTEASIRAKTDTLAGMEAIIKELLVQDRQFLRKLLFDAIGRAPARERLVTNFDNKIFWELVLLLNKSAMPLTQNYVQELGRALNDQKLFMVKDTVYRYLLELSQGGQFSVRSLVQQLLKAISRNTQRDPMLLLNDWKTKLRNLPAQRSGLVLQLLETEIALLRAQRRSTEDPSLLESLAQQLGSLELEQQHFSRQLLQVLNRERLEKEGLEIVPEDLEELYSRLDAIEKEIEELKSDIDEAQAMQKILRWRRIAELEAQRNLLRQEEPFAIRQLQQDMLNLKAEMERLDARINRLGDYAKQGLSAEEIRAEIAQLEQQRRALQERFKELQDQGKDATKEELDLIRLRQELERLQRDLESELEALPEPELLERMLVDEWEQPHLPIEEIRQAPEVQEFLSYLMELPWKQAEADRIRQRYLQELQDHWEDLAQGFQANRELLELLRSKMRQLLLPSLQRMSQKRLDWRREIEALPDMDSAQKWEQRLSGREEEQIEWLERLEAEQWDDQMAKELASLRKKVRIYFRKMRLMFRRQLRKLAQAEAARLKEIQRAQEEEEKRLEAERIKRINELKRLEKAPEEEAVQEETKVKPKKEKPKPADPPVDEPLYIRNAGLVLLQPYYTRLFMALKMVNKGKFVNEEAQIRATHMLQYIATRQTETPENELVLNKIMCGLPLSTPVPMDVGLTEQELGTCDSLLQGAINNWSRMRTMTPDALRGTFLIRDGNIKEEADRWKLKVEKGSFDMLLRTLPWGFTFVRYGWLPKFIAVEWDIPGT; translated from the coding sequence TTGAAAAATCGCGAACAGCAACATATTATCGAAACCCAAAACCTCAATATTGAGGTGCAGGGCTATTTGGATGACTACCAACTTCGATTGGTGCAAACAACGCTCATTCATCTGTTTAAGAATGAGTTGGGGAATTATTTGGACCGCCTTTTTAGCGAGATGGTCCCCCCAGATGTGCATCTGGTCATTGATCGTTTAGATATCGATTTGCCCCCCATTGATTTGCGTGGGGCCGAGGCCGTTAAGGATTTTCGACCTGCCGTAGAACGCTATTTTAAAAAAGTAGCCCGAGAAACGGTCCAAAAAACAATTATTAAAAGCTCAGGCGGCCGATTTGAACAAGAAGGAACTCGTGTTCGAGTCAGTAAATGGACTCTCTTTAAGGATTTTTTGGAAAAAGGCCATTATCCCAGTTGGGCCGGCCCCAAAAACCTGCCCATTAGCTCGGTGATTGAAGAGCTTATGCGAAAATCGCCCAGCAAAATGGCCGAACTGCTCTTGGATATTGGCCGCAGAAATCCCCAACTGGCCAACCGCCTGATTTTTCAGTTTAGCCCCCGACAACTAGAGCAAATGCTCCAACTCATTTATCAGCAGTCGGGCCCCAATATGCTTCGCCAACTTCAGCTTATCCTAAAGCGATTGGGCCAAAGATATCGAGCCCTGCGCGGACAGCGATCGGTCCAAAAAGCCGCCTATACCGTCGCCTTTGAGTACATTTTTGAAAAAGTACGCTCTGGGCGGAAATTTGTGTATAAGGAGCAAGAATTGGTGCAAAAAATTGTGGAACGCATCCAGAAAAATTATCAACATGTCTCGGCCCAAGAGTTGGGCGAACTGGATAGCGGGGTGCGCCAAGAACATAGCCAAAATTATGGCGATTTGGACCTACTAGAGTATTTTCTGCAGTATGGTTCTATTCCCTATTGGGCCAAAACAGATAGCCTGGCTTCTATGCGCCAACTCTTTGATCGCCTGATCCATAAACGACTTAGCGCCCTACAACGACTGATTATTCGCCAAAAAGATGCCCCCAATTTTTGGCAACGCCTCTTTTTGCAGTTTGAAGAAGAACAACTCTTGCAGTTGCTAGAACCGCTAAGTGAGGACCGTATGCGAATGGTCCGCAGCCTGCTAGAACAGTTTCATCATTGGGGCCAAAAGGAGGGCATTAGCCGCCACCGACTAGCGCCCGCCCTTATGGGCCAACTCTTTGAACAGCTCTTGCTTAATCGCTCCAGCTTTTCGGAAAAAACACTGATTGAAGGCTTTCTCAAGGAGGCTAGCCAACTCTCTACAAAAACAAAGAATAAGGAAGATTTGGCCCAAACACTTTTTAAGGTGTTGGAGCAGGAAAATAATGAGCGCTTCGATCTCTCTCGCCAAGAGTTGCTCAAGCAGCTCGGGCAAATGCTGCCCAAAACACAGGCTGCTGCCCATAGCGAATTGCTCAAAGAGGAACAATTAAAGCGCAGAAGTCTGGCCGTAGAATTAGCCCTACAGGCCCTAGAGGAAGAGTTGGCTCAGGAGGATCTAGACCAAGAGCAAATGACCCGCCTCCAAAAGAAAAAAGGCCGCTTGCAACGCCAAGAACGACAGTTGCAAAGAGAACTGCAAGTCATTTCTGGCCTGGCCCCTAGCTCTATTCGCGCCCTTTTGGACCGAAAAAAATGGCTGAAAAAACGCCTCATCCAATTAGAAAAAGAACTAAAGGCCGAGGATAAACGCATTAAGGCCGAGGATAAAGCAGCCGAAAAAGAACGTAAGGCCAAACAAGATGAGGCCCGCCAACTTCGCCGTATTATTCGCAATATGCGCCGAGAAACAAAGGCGATTGCCAGAGAATTGGGCAAATCTTATAAAAAGGTAGATAAAGAAGACCGCTCTGCCCTTCGAGAGCTAAAGTTAGAGTATGCCGCAGCGGTTTCGGACCTCTATAATGAGCGCTCAGAATTGCAACTGCAGCTGGGCCAATTGGAAGAGCTTTTTGCCTTAGGCGAACTGAGTAGAGCCGAAAAAAATCAATTGCAAAGCCAAATTCGCCTGCTCAACCGGCAGCTCAAGCAGCTCGACCGAGAGTTGCAGCAATTGGACCAAATGCTGGCCCGAGTCAATGCCGATTTGCGCAAGCTCGAGCAAGATGAAACAGCCGAAGAACCTAGCGCTAGCTCTCAAATCGATTTTCTGGTCTTTTTTCTTCAGTATGGTTCTATTCCTTGGTGGGCCGAAGAATATCGAGACTATTCGATTGAGGCTATCTTTAAGCAGTTTGCCGAAAAAGAGGCGGACAAACTGCGCAAGGCGGTTGCTCGCCTAGGCAAAAATCCCATTGTTTGGCAACGGATGGTCAACCAACTTTCTGAGGAAGTCTTGGAGCTGGTCCTGATTGCGCTCTTTCCACGCTTTGCGGGTTTTGCCATTTCTACGGCCATTATGCTAGAGAAAATTAAGGCGGCTCAGGTCTTTGATAAAATTAAGTCGATTTCGCTTAAGGACTTTAAGTGGAATAAAATTCTGGAGTATCTGTTTCTCCACCCCAGCCAAAGCAATCCCCAGCAATTTCTTAAGGATTTGGCCCTAGAACTAGGCCGAAGTTATGAGATTTCGCCCCGAGAGTTATTGATGTACATGACCAATCTCTCGCATAATAATCCCGAAACTCGCTTGGCCTATTTTGCCGATGTAATTGGCGATTTAGGGGAGGACCCCAGCATTTTGGCCGCCGAAGAAGCATTGGTCCAAGAGCTATTGCTTCGCCAGCGCCAAGCCGATGGCCTCATCTTGAGCCTAGAGAAGAAAAAAGAGGCCTTAGAGCAGTATTTGCTCAAAGGCTTGTTTACCGAAGCCTCTATTCGGGCCAAAACAGATACCCTAGCGGGAATGGAGGCGATCATCAAAGAATTGTTGGTCCAGGATCGGCAGTTTTTGCGCAAACTTTTGTTCGATGCCATTGGCCGAGCTCCCGCTAGAGAGCGTCTAGTGACCAATTTTGACAATAAAATCTTTTGGGAGTTGGTCCTTTTGCTGAACAAATCAGCCATGCCGCTCACTCAAAATTATGTGCAGGAGCTAGGCCGTGCCCTCAATGACCAAAAACTGTTTATGGTCAAGGATACGGTATATCGCTATCTACTAGAGCTAAGCCAAGGGGGGCAGTTCTCGGTCCGCAGTCTGGTTCAACAACTGCTTAAGGCCATTAGCCGAAATACCCAGCGAGACCCCATGCTCTTGCTCAATGATTGGAAGACCAAATTGCGGAACTTGCCGGCTCAACGTTCGGGCTTAGTTTTGCAGCTTTTGGAAACCGAAATTGCGCTTTTACGGGCGCAAAGACGCTCGACTGAAGACCCGAGTTTGCTAGAAAGTTTGGCCCAGCAATTAGGAAGTTTAGAGCTAGAACAACAGCATTTTAGCCGCCAGCTTTTGCAGGTCCTCAACCGAGAACGATTAGAAAAAGAAGGCCTAGAAATCGTTCCAGAGGATCTAGAAGAGCTGTATAGCCGCCTAGATGCTATCGAAAAGGAAATCGAGGAGCTGAAAAGCGATATCGATGAGGCCCAAGCCATGCAGAAGATTTTGCGCTGGCGCCGCATTGCCGAGCTAGAGGCCCAACGCAATTTGTTGAGACAAGAAGAGCCCTTTGCTATCCGTCAGCTACAACAAGATATGCTGAACCTCAAGGCCGAAATGGAGCGCTTAGATGCACGCATAAATCGACTCGGAGATTATGCCAAACAAGGCCTTTCTGCAGAGGAGATCAGAGCTGAAATTGCTCAGCTAGAGCAGCAGCGCCGCGCTTTGCAAGAACGCTTTAAGGAGCTGCAAGACCAAGGTAAAGATGCCACCAAAGAGGAGCTGGACCTAATTCGCCTGCGCCAAGAATTAGAGCGGCTCCAAAGAGATTTGGAGAGTGAATTAGAGGCTTTGCCCGAGCCAGAACTGCTCGAAAGGATGTTGGTGGATGAATGGGAACAACCCCATCTCCCCATAGAGGAAATTCGCCAAGCGCCAGAGGTGCAGGAGTTTTTGAGCTATTTGATGGAGCTGCCCTGGAAACAGGCCGAGGCCGACCGGATTCGCCAGCGCTATTTGCAAGAACTTCAGGACCATTGGGAGGATTTGGCCCAAGGCTTTCAGGCTAATCGAGAATTATTGGAGCTGTTGCGCTCTAAAATGCGCCAGCTCTTACTGCCTAGCTTGCAGCGAATGAGCCAAAAACGCCTAGATTGGCGGCGAGAAATTGAGGCCTTGCCCGATATGGATAGCGCCCAAAAATGGGAACAACGCCTGAGTGGAAGAGAGGAAGAACAAATTGAGTGGTTGGAACGCCTAGAAGCCGAGCAATGGGATGACCAAATGGCCAAGGAATTGGCCAGCCTACGCAAAAAGGTCCGCATTTATTTCCGAAAAATGCGCCTGATGTTCCGCCGCCAATTACGCAAACTCGCCCAGGCCGAAGCCGCCCGCCTAAAAGAAATACAAAGGGCCCAAGAGGAGGAAGAAAAACGCCTAGAGGCCGAGCGCATCAAGCGAATCAATGAGTTGAAACGCTTGGAAAAAGCACCAGAGGAGGAAGCTGTTCAGGAGGAAACCAAGGTTAAACCCAAAAAGGAAAAACCCAAGCCCGCCGATCCCCCCGTAGATGAACCTCTTTATATCCGAAATGCCGGATTGGTCCTTTTACAGCCCTATTATACCCGCCTTTTTATGGCCCTAAAAATGGTCAATAAAGGCAAGTTTGTTAATGAGGAAGCCCAAATTAGGGCGACGCATATGCTGCAATATATTGCTACTCGGCAAACGGAAACCCCTGAAAATGAACTGGTCCTGAATAAAATTATGTGCGGCCTGCCGCTCTCCACGCCCGTCCCTATGGATGTGGGCCTGACGGAGCAAGAGCTGGGCACCTGTGATAGCCTTTTGCAGGGGGCGATCAATAACTGGAGCCGCATGCGAACCATGACGCCAGATGCCCTGCGGGGTACCTTCCTCATCCGAGATGGAAATATCAAGGAGGAGGCCGACCGCTGGAAACTCAAGGTGGAAAAAGGCTCTTTTGATATGCTTTTGCGCACCCTGCCCTGGGGCTTTACTTTTGTCCGTTATGGCTGGTTGCCCAAGTTTATTGCCGTAGAATGGGATATTCCGGGTACCTAA